The following proteins come from a genomic window of Ilumatobacter coccineus YM16-304:
- a CDS encoding DEAD/DEAH box helicase encodes MPQSDTPDSQQHNEFVDGPASTENDDTVAIDAVDPSNDLPAPTIDDAGPADLTPPTATEEPAAESAPAPASNDDASDADDSDDASGDDDDGDDDGDDTVRFSDLGLSDELLSSLTDLGYEIPTPIQAESIPPLLDGFDLLGQAATGTGKTAAFALPMLDRVAGAGKSKIPFGLVLVPTRELANQVAEATKQYGANRGVRIAALFGGTNIGPQFSLLKSGVDIVIGTPGRVLDHLKRGSLDLSRCAMVVLDEADEMLDMGFAEDLEAILDAAPPERQTVLFSATMPNRIDSIASRQLSDPVRISIKRATETDGTPPKVRQTAYLSHRTHRASALARILDMESPEAAIVFCRTRGDVDELVDVMNGRGYRAEALHGGMSQDQRDRAMGRLKNGIATLLIATDVAARGIDVDHLSHVVNYDIPQTTEAYTHRIGRVGRAGREGIAITLGGPKDHRKINNIARYTGQPIAIEKVPTVNDLTAKRMEITRNEVAEKLNDTESADLYRSIVESLTADNDPIDVAIAAVRLAHETSGRTSVEQEIPDVSSHADKGKKWDDRGKGQGHRGQRDRNDRGSGKSFENRAVRNSDGSHHVEAGFVSLQFNLGRSAGVRPGDLVGAIANESNIRGNEIGAIKINDKSAFVQVPEKHAGKVLRSMDGAKIRNKPVRVRRANN; translated from the coding sequence ATGCCTCAGAGCGACACGCCTGACTCACAACAACACAACGAATTCGTCGACGGACCAGCGTCGACCGAGAACGACGACACGGTCGCCATCGACGCCGTCGATCCGTCGAACGATCTTCCGGCTCCGACGATCGACGATGCCGGCCCGGCCGACCTCACCCCGCCGACCGCCACCGAGGAGCCGGCAGCCGAATCCGCTCCAGCCCCCGCATCGAACGACGACGCGAGCGATGCTGACGACAGCGACGATGCCAGCGGCGACGATGACGACGGCGATGATGACGGTGACGACACGGTTCGCTTCAGCGATCTCGGCCTGTCGGACGAGCTGCTCAGCTCGCTGACCGACCTCGGCTACGAGATCCCGACGCCGATCCAGGCCGAGTCGATTCCGCCACTGCTCGACGGCTTCGACCTGCTCGGCCAGGCTGCGACGGGCACCGGCAAGACCGCCGCGTTCGCGCTCCCGATGCTCGACCGTGTGGCCGGCGCGGGTAAGTCGAAGATCCCCTTCGGCCTCGTGCTCGTCCCGACCCGCGAGCTCGCCAACCAGGTCGCCGAAGCCACCAAGCAGTACGGCGCCAACCGCGGCGTGCGCATCGCCGCGCTCTTCGGCGGCACCAACATCGGCCCGCAGTTCAGCTTGCTGAAGTCGGGCGTCGACATCGTGATCGGCACCCCGGGCCGAGTGCTCGACCACCTCAAGCGCGGCTCGCTCGACCTGTCGCGCTGCGCGATGGTCGTCCTCGACGAAGCCGACGAGATGCTCGACATGGGCTTCGCCGAAGACCTCGAGGCGATCCTCGACGCCGCTCCGCCCGAGCGCCAGACGGTGCTGTTCTCGGCCACCATGCCGAACCGCATCGACTCGATCGCGTCGCGTCAGCTCTCCGATCCGGTGCGCATCAGCATCAAGCGGGCCACCGAGACCGACGGCACGCCGCCCAAGGTCCGCCAGACCGCCTACCTCAGCCATCGCACACACCGCGCGTCGGCGCTGGCCCGCATTCTCGACATGGAGTCGCCCGAAGCCGCGATCGTGTTCTGCCGCACTCGCGGAGACGTCGACGAGTTGGTCGACGTGATGAACGGCCGCGGCTACCGCGCCGAAGCCCTCCACGGCGGCATGAGCCAAGACCAGCGCGACCGCGCCATGGGCCGTCTGAAGAACGGCATCGCCACGTTGCTCATCGCCACCGACGTCGCCGCCCGCGGCATCGACGTCGACCACCTGAGTCACGTCGTCAACTACGACATCCCGCAGACCACCGAGGCCTACACGCACCGCATCGGCCGTGTCGGTCGAGCCGGTCGTGAAGGCATCGCCATCACCCTCGGCGGCCCGAAGGATCACCGCAAGATCAACAACATCGCGCGCTACACGGGCCAGCCGATCGCGATCGAGAAGGTCCCGACGGTCAACGACCTCACGGCGAAGCGCATGGAGATCACGCGCAACGAAGTCGCCGAGAAGCTGAACGACACCGAGTCGGCCGACCTCTACCGCTCGATCGTCGAGAGCCTCACCGCCGACAACGATCCGATCGACGTCGCCATCGCCGCGGTCCGTCTGGCGCACGAGACCTCCGGTCGCACGAGCGTCGAGCAGGAGATCCCCGACGTCAGCTCCCACGCCGACAAGGGCAAGAAGTGGGACGACCGCGGCAAGGGTCAGGGCCATCGCGGCCAGCGCGACCGCAACGACCGCGGTTCGGGCAAGTCGTTCGAGAATCGTGCGGTTCGCAACAGCGACGGCTCGCACCACGTCGAAGCCGGGTTCGTCAGTCTGCAGTTCAACCTCGGTCGTTCGGCCGGCGTGCGGCCCGGCGACCTCGTCGGTGCGATCGCCAACGAGTCGAACATCCGTGGCAACGAGATCGGCGCGATCAAGATCAACGACAAGTCGGCGTTCGTGCAGGTTCCCGAGAAGCACGCGGGCAAGGTGCTGCGCAGCATGGACGGGGCGAAGATCCGCAACAAGCCCGTCCGCGTTCGACGCGCCAACAACTGA
- a CDS encoding GNAT family N-acetyltransferase, translating to MTSYIAAIDHPSLYGQIQPFVDGLRAESRRFGAADRCNPKPFPSLVRKVSDPQRLRFGAMLDGRLVGMCSLSRDGEVAVVLDHDHRGQGHGTLLLSHVIQTATKLSFPRLVMETSRRSRPVSRLSERFGWTSIERGHGRVELILNLTGDRIAGASVGA from the coding sequence GTGACTTCGTACATCGCAGCCATCGACCATCCGAGCCTCTACGGCCAGATCCAACCGTTCGTCGACGGCCTGCGCGCCGAATCACGGCGATTCGGTGCAGCAGACCGCTGCAACCCGAAACCGTTCCCGTCGCTCGTGCGCAAGGTCAGCGACCCGCAGCGGCTCCGCTTCGGAGCGATGCTCGACGGGCGTCTCGTCGGCATGTGCTCGCTGTCGCGCGACGGCGAAGTGGCCGTGGTGCTCGATCACGATCATCGCGGCCAGGGCCACGGCACACTGCTGCTGAGCCACGTCATCCAGACCGCCACGAAGCTGTCGTTTCCGCGTCTGGTCATGGAGACGAGCCGCCGCAGTCGGCCGGTGTCGCGCCTCAGCGAGCGTTTCGGCTGGACTTCGATCGAACGAGGCCATGGTCGCGTCGAGCTCATCCTCAACCTCACCGGAGACCGCATCGCCGGCGCGAGTGTCGGTGCCTGA
- a CDS encoding LLM class F420-dependent oxidoreductase, with product MHLGLTIFPTDQTIDPVELARAAEARGFESLWFPEHSHIPTSRATPWGGNPAAPPLPEHYWRTHDPFVALGACAAVTSEIKLATGICLVAQRDPIHTAKEVASLDRISKGRFLFGIGYGWNKEEMAHHGTAYGERRALLRERIYAMQELWTHDEASFSGDHVTFSSSWAWPKPTQEGGPPIILGGNAGPKTAADIAEFCDGWMPIGGRHPLEKWDLVVEACEQIGRDPETVERGLFGAAPSVEKLTALAESGMSRVVMVLPQGPRDEVMAKLDEFAPLVAAVADA from the coding sequence ATGCACCTCGGCCTCACGATCTTCCCGACCGACCAGACCATCGATCCGGTCGAACTCGCCCGCGCAGCCGAAGCCCGCGGCTTCGAATCGCTCTGGTTCCCCGAGCATTCGCACATCCCGACCAGCCGAGCGACGCCGTGGGGCGGCAACCCGGCGGCACCGCCACTCCCCGAGCACTACTGGCGCACGCACGATCCGTTCGTCGCGCTCGGCGCGTGCGCGGCGGTGACCTCCGAGATCAAGCTCGCCACCGGCATCTGCCTCGTCGCGCAACGCGACCCGATCCACACGGCCAAGGAGGTCGCGAGCCTCGACCGGATCTCGAAGGGTCGCTTCCTCTTCGGTATCGGGTACGGCTGGAACAAGGAGGAGATGGCGCACCACGGCACGGCCTACGGCGAACGGCGCGCCCTGCTGCGCGAGCGCATCTACGCGATGCAGGAGCTGTGGACCCACGACGAAGCCTCGTTCTCGGGTGACCACGTGACCTTCTCGTCGAGCTGGGCATGGCCGAAGCCGACGCAGGAGGGTGGCCCACCGATCATCCTCGGCGGCAATGCCGGCCCGAAGACCGCCGCCGACATCGCCGAGTTCTGCGACGGGTGGATGCCGATCGGCGGCCGCCACCCACTCGAGAAGTGGGACCTCGTCGTCGAGGCCTGCGAGCAGATCGGGCGCGACCCCGAAACGGTCGAACGCGGCCTGTTCGGCGCCGCGCCGTCGGTCGAGAAGCTGACTGCGCTCGCCGAGTCCGGCATGTCTCGTGTGGTGATGGTGCTGCCGCAGGGCCCGCGTGACGAAGTGATGGCGAAGCTCGACGAGTTCGCTCCACTGGTCGCAGCCGTCGCCGACGCCTGA
- a CDS encoding adenylate/guanylate cyclase domain-containing protein has protein sequence MFDLEVRAVVVHYGHRATACTTTRRPALTSRPACASQATDSTTTFYAETVHPVVEIRQPNQPTLFISIRGPLEVGRECNGVLLADPQVSRRHLSIDVDAGRVIVSDLGSTNGSTLDGNRLVAPSVLGPGSEVKCGETTIRLDAPVAAVKPVDDAKGTVVSGADLDPTGTIVATPPTVTPNAPDPLLVAQRPIAGGDEAVYRTSIDMVAESAQSDGVDVRALPADQGTVTIVFSDIESSTERNVQLGDQVWMQVLGDHNRIVTDRVNQYGGTIIKNQGDGYMLSFSGARVALDCMMAVQRDLTAHASANPDRSVRIRIGMHTGEVLADQDGDLFGTHVVVAARVANLAQGGEILVSSLTKEIIASRGDITFDPPRNVHLKGIGDAVVYPMDWARHG, from the coding sequence ATGTTCGATCTCGAGGTGAGGGCGGTGGTCGTACATTACGGCCACCGCGCCACAGCATGCACGACAACGCGTCGCCCGGCATTAACGAGTCGGCCCGCCTGCGCGTCGCAGGCGACAGACAGCACCACGACCTTCTACGCTGAGACGGTGCACCCCGTCGTCGAAATCCGTCAGCCGAACCAGCCGACGCTGTTCATCTCGATCCGCGGTCCGCTCGAGGTCGGGCGGGAGTGCAACGGCGTGTTGCTCGCCGATCCGCAGGTGTCACGCCGGCATCTGTCGATCGACGTCGACGCCGGCCGAGTGATCGTGAGCGACCTGGGCAGCACCAACGGCTCGACGCTCGACGGCAACCGGTTGGTCGCCCCGTCGGTGCTCGGTCCCGGCAGCGAGGTGAAGTGCGGGGAGACCACGATTCGCCTCGACGCTCCGGTTGCGGCGGTGAAGCCGGTCGACGACGCCAAGGGAACCGTCGTGTCGGGCGCCGACCTCGACCCGACCGGCACGATCGTCGCGACGCCTCCGACGGTGACTCCGAACGCTCCCGATCCGCTCCTCGTCGCGCAGCGCCCGATCGCCGGTGGAGACGAGGCCGTGTATCGCACGTCGATCGACATGGTCGCCGAGAGCGCGCAGAGCGATGGTGTCGACGTGAGGGCGCTGCCCGCCGATCAGGGCACCGTGACGATCGTGTTCAGCGACATCGAGTCGTCGACCGAGCGCAACGTGCAACTCGGCGACCAGGTGTGGATGCAGGTGCTCGGCGACCACAACCGCATCGTCACCGACCGCGTCAACCAGTACGGCGGCACGATCATCAAGAATCAGGGCGACGGTTACATGCTCTCGTTCTCGGGTGCCCGCGTGGCGCTCGACTGCATGATGGCCGTGCAGCGCGACCTCACGGCACACGCCAGCGCCAACCCCGACCGATCGGTGCGAATCCGCATCGGCATGCACACCGGCGAAGTGCTCGCCGACCAAGACGGCGACCTGTTCGGCACGCACGTCGTGGTGGCCGCTCGCGTCGCCAACCTCGCGCAGGGCGGCGAGATTCTGGTGTCGTCGTTGACGAAGGAGATCATCGCCTCACGCGGCGACATCACCTTCGACCCGCCTCGCAACGTGCATCTCAAGGGCATCGGCGACGCAGTGGTGTACCCGATGGACTGGGCCCGCCACGGCTGA
- a CDS encoding serine/threonine-protein kinase translates to MTSGQPTSGRHHLAALLPEYSIERELGRGAMGVVHLARHQRLDRLVAVKELQGALAADAATRERFVVEAKALAALNHPHVVPVYDYIERDDHCVLVMEQLPGGTVWDQFVSAGLTMPRATALTLATCSAMQHAHDQGVLHRDIKPENLMFDADGVLKVTDFGIARMVNGASTKATVAGSVLGTPAYMAPEQAEGKHVGPAADVYATATMFYEMLSGRLPFDSSDSLVAMLTQRITSNPMPVTTAAPHVPTPIADVTMSGLARSTSERIASAELFGTLLAEAAVEAWGPAWLDAAGVAVLGSERIGRAARTLRPGEVPQRPTAEPSSGARGTVVAGAAPGDAAPSEATSTVVPTTPSDIDPLSTASSTASATPSDVEVAPDDGRTADTGDTGGSDAGSPTPSPTASTTPSPTPSRAPAALTPVKPQATDRDLGRAKADQIDQLIDISEVLAPPARPVAQYAIAAILFIAGLAWALVGGGSGDLDTDPAIAQMTVNGERVDASGPIEIDLGEPLVVDGLAVPDEVEVSMSFEQFGIPVGATDSIPGNTSGSFRTLNTGFIGNVSAGSMTATVEFADPTGDVVTSSEFAVTATNAWFLTAAGVISILLILFAVAGVESNLRAFRRGRGGFTSFVGLVVTGGLLGAGVSAALTIIVGTERGLVALVGPAALCALGAAALGLATRANRQRRRAAKQALRHTAIKALASR, encoded by the coding sequence GTGACGAGCGGGCAGCCGACATCCGGCCGACATCATCTGGCAGCGCTGCTTCCCGAGTACTCGATCGAACGGGAGCTGGGCCGAGGTGCGATGGGCGTGGTGCACCTCGCCCGCCACCAGCGCCTCGACCGTCTGGTCGCGGTGAAGGAACTGCAGGGGGCCCTGGCCGCCGATGCCGCCACGCGTGAGCGTTTCGTCGTCGAGGCCAAGGCACTCGCCGCGCTGAATCACCCGCACGTGGTCCCCGTCTACGACTACATCGAGCGTGACGACCACTGTGTGCTCGTCATGGAACAGCTTCCCGGCGGAACCGTCTGGGACCAGTTCGTCAGCGCCGGGCTCACGATGCCGCGAGCGACCGCGCTCACGCTGGCGACCTGCTCCGCGATGCAGCACGCTCACGACCAGGGCGTGCTCCATCGAGACATCAAGCCGGAGAATCTGATGTTCGACGCCGACGGCGTGCTGAAGGTCACCGATTTCGGCATCGCGCGTATGGTCAACGGTGCGAGCACGAAGGCCACGGTCGCCGGGTCGGTGCTCGGCACGCCCGCCTACATGGCGCCCGAGCAGGCCGAGGGCAAGCACGTCGGGCCTGCCGCCGATGTGTACGCCACGGCGACGATGTTCTACGAGATGCTGTCGGGCCGCTTGCCGTTCGACTCGTCCGACTCGCTCGTCGCGATGTTGACGCAGCGGATCACCTCCAATCCGATGCCGGTCACCACGGCAGCGCCACACGTCCCGACCCCGATCGCCGACGTCACGATGAGCGGGCTCGCTCGCTCCACGTCGGAACGCATCGCATCGGCCGAGCTGTTCGGCACGCTGCTCGCCGAGGCGGCCGTCGAGGCATGGGGCCCCGCCTGGCTCGACGCCGCCGGGGTCGCGGTCCTCGGTTCCGAACGCATCGGCCGTGCCGCTCGCACCCTCCGCCCGGGGGAAGTGCCGCAGCGGCCGACCGCCGAGCCGAGCAGCGGCGCGCGTGGCACCGTCGTGGCGGGCGCCGCGCCCGGTGACGCGGCGCCGTCGGAAGCCACCTCGACCGTCGTGCCGACGACGCCGAGCGACATCGACCCCCTATCGACCGCGTCATCGACCGCCTCAGCGACCCCGAGCGATGTCGAGGTCGCACCGGACGACGGCCGCACGGCCGACACGGGCGACACCGGTGGCTCCGACGCCGGTTCGCCGACACCATCACCGACGGCATCAACGACACCTTCACCGACACCATCACGGGCGCCGGCGGCGCTGACTCCGGTGAAGCCGCAGGCGACCGATCGCGACCTCGGGCGGGCCAAGGCCGATCAGATCGACCAACTCATCGACATCTCCGAGGTCTTGGCACCGCCCGCTCGGCCAGTTGCGCAGTACGCCATCGCCGCGATCCTCTTCATCGCCGGTCTCGCTTGGGCGCTCGTCGGTGGCGGCTCGGGAGACCTCGACACCGATCCGGCCATCGCCCAGATGACCGTCAACGGGGAGCGCGTCGACGCGTCCGGCCCGATCGAGATCGACCTCGGCGAGCCCCTCGTCGTCGACGGTCTCGCCGTGCCCGACGAGGTCGAGGTCTCGATGAGCTTCGAGCAATTCGGCATCCCGGTCGGTGCGACCGACTCGATTCCGGGCAACACGAGTGGCTCGTTCCGAACGTTGAACACCGGCTTCATCGGCAACGTCTCGGCGGGATCGATGACCGCGACCGTCGAGTTCGCCGACCCGACCGGCGACGTCGTGACGAGCTCCGAGTTCGCAGTGACTGCCACCAATGCCTGGTTCCTCACCGCCGCGGGTGTGATCTCGATCCTGCTGATCCTGTTCGCGGTGGCCGGTGTCGAGTCGAACCTCCGCGCGTTCCGCCGAGGCCGAGGCGGGTTCACGTCGTTCGTCGGTCTCGTCGTGACCGGCGGGCTGCTCGGCGCCGGCGTGTCGGCCGCGTTGACGATCATCGTCGGCACCGAACGGGGTCTCGTCGCCCTCGTCGGTCCGGCTGCGCTGTGCGCGCTGGGTGCGGCAGCACTCGGCCTCGCAACGCGAGCGAATCGTCAGCGCCGACGCGCCGCGAAACAAGCGCTGCGCCACACGGCCATCAAAGCCCTCGCCTCACGCTGA